From Octopus sinensis linkage group LG14, ASM634580v1, whole genome shotgun sequence:
CGGTCGAGGGTAGAGATCCTCTTACTAAAACGAGTAAAATAATACAGATTAGTGCTGAAGCTGGTTGTGGTGATGAGGTGAGTGACTGGTTCGCATTTGATTAGCAAGACTGCTGTGTTCATGGAAGATAAGTTTCAATGATCCGGTCCGTGTAGCTGGAAATCTGAAGTCGTGAACAAATCTTACAACGAATAAACAGCAGGAGTTTAATTTAACCGAAAGCCAGAGATACTCAACCACAAATggaagaataaaatacaaataatgacaatataaataaaaaaccaCAAGGAATGACAATATAAAAAGCGAGAAATTTTAttcattgaaggaaaaaaaaaatataattaaaaaaaaaagatagtaatGAAATTAGAGAATTTTTAGATATTACAATTTTTTTGCagcctttttattttctttgtcactTTGCTTTTTACTTTTGAACTTTGAAATTTAGAACCCAAACTGGACGCAGCTAAAGTTTGAGTGAGAATAAGCAAAATATAATATTGGCAAAGGAAATTTAggggacgtgtgtatatattatatatatatttttgattgggGTATTTAAAccttatagaaatataatagctATTCAGCTCTGTTGCCattcaatacatatatttaattattgcacatattttatatatatatatatatatataatatatatatatatatacatatatatatacacatatatatacatacatatataaaaggctGGAAGAGAGTGAGGTGTAGAATATAAAATAAGAGGCTCGAGTGTTGTTTAGAAGGAGCAAAGGTAAGGAGTTTATTTACTGTCATGCTAGGAATAGTTGCAGACTTTTAGCAAAATACTTTATTGTATACGATAAGGCATAAACTTGCAGTTGGCAGTCTAAATCTCCTAATAGCAACACCTCCTTCCTTGCACCAAACATGGTATGTAGAGAATGGGGAAAGGTGAGGACAGAATATAGTAACAAAAtaacaaacgaaaaataaaaatataaacaagatcCTAAGAGAGAAAACAACGCCCCAAATAATCCAAATATTGCTTGACTGAATAACTGTTGTTAGTGATGTGTTGTAataaaatagggagagagagagtgtgtgtggatgtgtgtgtgtgtagtatgcgtgtatatgttagaAATAAAAGATGGCTGGAGCTTGATGCAGATGTTGGGTCCTTGAAACGGAGCGATTAGTTTTCGTAATTTTTGCAGTTCAAAGTACAACATATTCACTAAGAGCATGTTGCTTGTATTGCTTTttgcttagatttttttttttactgttcagATGAGAGGGATACCCCTTTAAGGGATGGCATGTGGCAAAGGAGAGATTGGTGGTCGACCAATTTACCAGACTAATGTTCAATAAGGAAAAGATAAGGCAAATAGTAACAGCTTGGTGTGTTAAGGACGGCAGGAAGGTTTGGACAATGTTCTAAATAATTTCGGGGCTGCGCAATCCTATGTACATAttctacatacatttacaaatatatgtacatgttctaCATAAaaggagttgtgtgtgtgtgtgtttgtgtttatatgtgtaagtatggaaATGGAACTTTTTGTCTAGCACTTCAAACTGGAGAATTTCATGACAAATGTTACACTTAGGAATGTAAACCAACTGAAAATACTGGGAACAGCAAATTTTCGATTCCACGatggctgtgtgtgtatacaagagtTGTTTTTCCTTTAAGTCAGTCCTGGGTGAGCAGATCCATAATAAAAGCctttccagccatggccattcctactttctgcatattcatgattacattattcaatatcttgtaatttttttaaacatcataggctgtgatttgaggagatttggctgctatttctcgacAGTCAAAATAACCACTTTATGAAAGagtgtttttatgcatgtgtgtagtgtAGTAAGTGACCATACGACCTTCAGCAGGTCTTTTGTCAAATTTATTTACCAAATAGAGTAGAATTCTAATGTAATTCAAAGACATCAATTCAagagattgtttgtgtgtgtacatgccacATAAACTGTATCAACAATATTTGACAATTGAAACGACACAGATTTTTGGAGTAGTTATTATTGCAAGCTGATAGAAATATCTAGTTTGGGTGTAAACCGGGTGTTTCATCCATTCCACTCCTTGCCCAACTGGTGCTGGGGTGGTTGGTGGTGCAGGGTTAGCACTTCCTACTTATCAGTATTTAGCTAGGCTACGTTTGTTTGAGAATAAACATCTTTTCTACATACTGCATGGTGGTGTTACCGCTAGCAGCCCAGTAGCCTGAGGTATAGAGCAACAGGGTTTTATGACTCTTGGTTTATTCTAAAGTACCTGTGTATTAGAAGGTTCACATTAAGTTTGGGTTGGACAATGTACAGACTTTTCCATTACTAACCTATTACGCCATGTTGGAAGGGAAGTTGGAAGGAATTATTAGAAGGCACAAAATAAAGGATATCAACAAACATGGGTTATGGCATgttgagtctgtatgtgtgtatgtatgcatagaggaGAGGAAGGGCAGATAACTCAATAGGCATGGACCTAAGACTCCAGGcaattaattacaaaaagaaaaggacaatGTTTCGTTTAAATACACAAAGGAaagattgaaatataaaaatatataatgtaatctaAACTTAAAATATATTGTAGACTATAGGGTTCCTCAGAGAAACTCCTAGACTAAGAGGAGGCCAGAAAAGAATTTCTATGGGAAACAAGCCAGTTCATAAGTTATAACAGAGGAAAGGGAAGGACGGACATTGTTGGTTCACAATGGAAGGAGTTGAACAGAACTGTAGGGTGTTCAGTTTTCAAGCCAGACTAATGTGAAATGACAATGACAGTTGGCAGAGTATCTCTTGGCCAGTTCTCTTGTCACTCTAGAGACATGTGTCTAGAAAACAAGGGAGTAGAAAGATATTAATGAGCAGGGAGGTGGTGCAAAGGTTAACCAGGATTAAGTGCAAACTAACTCCCTGTATTCTCTTGCTCTGTACTACTACGTCCTCCATTTCGCACACATAGAGTCACACTATACTGGCAATAAAGGTGAGTAAGAAGAGCCTGGCTCAGTGGCTTTGTCATAAAATGTATGTAATCTGGGAAAATAAACAAAGGCATGAGACAGACTCTGAAGCTCCTCTTCAAATCAGTATTTTCAAGTGTCAAAAACATTTGTCATTCATTTCTCCTCTTTACTACACGAGAGGTGTTCACTTATTTAACAAACTCGTTTTGTTTTCTCGGATCTTTCTGTTTGTTATTTTGCCCTAGTATATTTAGCGTCTATTAGCAAAAATAAGCAACATTCAAAGGATTGTGAATAGTGGGGGGGTGCAGAGAGAGGTGTACTGCAATTAACAGCTACCCCACTCCATCCTAAAAGCATCTTATCAGAAGCGAATTAAACGGAATATTCCAGAAGGGTTGCAAAACTACTTGCATCACCACCCAGATTTGCATTAAGTGTTACTCGGGTATTTGTACCCCAGTATTTGCCCAGTTCGACTGTACCTTCCCAgatattgttctttttctctaAAGTTGTCCAATCCTGGtccgcaacaacagcaacagcattagCTGAAGGTATGGAAACCTTGAAGTTGACATTCGCCATCTTCTTTTCAGCATAAGGGCCGAGCACCAGAGGATCCCACATGTAGCAACCTTCTTTCCACTGTGCGTATTGCTTGGGGAAAGGATAGGGTTGTTTTACAATAGCAGGAACATATACCAAGTAGTTGTAAATACCTGGCAGTTGCTGGCTTGTATCTCGACATGGCAAAGCATAGAGCTGAAGCTTGTAGAAACCAGTTTTGGACAAAAGTACCATAAAGCTAACAGTAGCACCTTCGGACTGGGTAAAGACACACTCAGCGTATTCCTTATTCTCCTCCACAGAGATCAAATTAGCTGTAACTCTCATTGGTTCAGCAGTAGCTAATTTAATTTCAACAAAGTTGCCTTCTAACTTAATTAGTTTATTTGGATGAGTTATTGCACGAAGGCCAAATTCCTCAAATTTCTGTTGGGGACCGAGGTAACCAGGGGGGAGCTTGGGTAGTTGAAGAGCTTTGACGTCTTCATTGCAGACAATTAGGTATTGTGCAATATGATAGAGGGTCATACCTTCTAAAGCAGGATCATTAGCATAGATCTCTAGACCATATTCACCTCGTCCAGGTAAAGAGATTTTAAAGTAAGCTGTGCGCCCAACTATTTGGTCAATAATGTAACCCTCTAGATCATCATCGCTGTGGTGGTTAGATTTTAACTTAGCCATAAACTGTCTATTCTGTTCTGGCATGCGAATTTGTAGTTCAGCCTTTCCGTCTCGTGAAAGTACACTGGCTGTCTGTTGGAAAGTTGAGAGGCCATATTTCTGGAAAGCTGCGCCAGTACCCCATGTGAGATAACTGCAAGGTGGGAAGGGTGTAGGTTCTGGTGATGATACAGATTCTTGAATGATTTTGTATTCGCACACCTGGGAATAAACGTTGTCTTTGTTCTCTGGAGTGTCTTCCTTAGCATATATGTACAACACATATGAACCAGTAACAGGCAGGCGAAGGCGGAAAGATGCGATGCCATTGCTGCTCTCCTGCATCCCGTAACGATTAATCTTGATGCCTTTGTACTCTTCTCTACCGTCTTCAAACTGGATGCTGAAGTTGAAGGCCAGGGGTCGTCGTTGGTGAGGGTAGGTGAGGCGAATGTTCAGTTCACCACGTGCATTAATAACGGCTGTGGTGTTACTGATAAATTCCAGTTCATACTTGAAGAACTGAGGCTTCATGTGTGGTTGATTCTCAAATTCTTCCAAACTAACAGGTTGTTCTAGCAGCTGCCACTTAGGGTCGTCAGGGAAATGAGTAAACTTGAGTTGATGCGGATTAGTCAAAAAGAAATACTCGTCCAACGAATATAGGAAATCCTCTTCATCATTCTGAGTACTCGATTGTTTGCCGATTATGCGCCGCGCTGCCCAGTGACAGTCTATGAGGCACCAGTGGCCGTAGATGTAGACTGCATTCCACGAGTGCTGGTTGCTGCCTCGAGTAAACTTCTGGCCAGGACGATAGTCGGCTCCCTTGGCAAACCCACTGATAATTTGGCTATGGACACCAGCGTACCTGTTggagtagatagagagatacgGAGATAATAGAGAGAAATACATGGTGGGAAGACATTCTGCAAAAGAGATgatggagagagggaaagagagaggttatggagagaaaaagacagagagggtAAGAGATCATGTAATAATTATAGCAGAAAAAGAAGTAGGAAGTCCTTGAGACAGTATTATAtctttgcaaaaaataaatagaaatggtttttctgataattagatattatcagaaaagccatttccattcatttttttcataacgatagatatatggagagagatgatataaaaaatatacaacataGTAGTTACCTGCAGAGGATATCAAAGACCATAGCATATGTGGTCCTGCCTGTCTTCAGGCCCATAAGGATCTCCTCAGGACTGTTTGGTTCAACATGTTGAAAGGTGAATGCACTCAGGTCTTTGGAGGCCAACCAACGGAACACGATTCTGTTGAGAAACAACACTGTTAGTAGTGAAGCAATGTGGAATTACTGATGTAGAAGTGTAGTGTCAATGTAGAAATTGTAGGAGTGACTAAGTTGCTCCATTCAATGGCCAGCAAGGGTATAAACAGAATGTCTAGGCCCAGCCATCTCGCTATATGAGCTGACCAGTGAACTTCCATACAGTtacttgacttgttagaaataacagccaaatatcactTATACCACCGAACCATCTTGGAAAGGgatggacacattggataatgtactccTCAATACACAATGCCTGAGAGAAGTACAGAGCGGTCACACCTGATATACCTTTGATTATATGTTTGTTGAATCAAGATTGATTTGAGGCTAGACAAGAACAATCACTGGCTTGAACACGAAGGAATAACAGAGGGGATGAAGCAGATCATCAGATATGCACAATGGGAaagcagaagtgtgtgtgtgtgtgtgtgtaggagttgGTGTGAGAGAGGGATCTGTATGCAAGGAGTACTAAAATTGCTTAATGACTGAAAAGGCAGTTTGGCAGtgtaggtgggtgtgtgtgttggtcaaCAGACTCTGTAGTCTAGATCAATGTATAAAGATTTGAAGTTGCAATATAGGGAGGCAAGTTTAGGGACAGAAAAGGGTCTGACTTACCTGACTTTTTCTAACTCATTGGTAATGTTCTTGCTGAATATCATATCCCAGACAAGGTCTTTGAAGCTGTCGTGGGTGCTCTTGGACACCTGTTTTGGAAGCAAAGCGACACGTTAGCATGGCATTAAATGGCTCAATCCTGCCAGGTGGTAGTGGGTGGCATGGAACTGTTTGCATGAATGAAACTCTATAGGAAGTGTGCATGGGAGGTGGGAGAGGAGATGCAGAAtaattgaaaatagaaaacaagagagagagagagagagagaagcaaacaaATAGGAATGGGTaagtaaagatatatatcatcatcatcatcatcatcatcatcgtttaacgtccgctttccatgctagcatgggttggacggttcaactggggtctgggaagcccgaaggctgcaccaggccagtcagatgtggcagtgtttctacagctggatgcccttcctaacgccaaccactccgagagtgtagtgggtgattttatgtgccaccgacacaggtgccagacgaggctggcagacggccacgctcggatggtgttttttatgtgccaccgacacaggtgccagacgaggctggcagacggccacgctcggatggtgtttttttatgtgccaccgacacaggtgccagacgaggctggcagatatatatatatatagagagagagagagacagagcaatCAGTAAGGAGAAatttaaagagagagaaataaagaaaacaccaaaggaagaaatagataaaaagaggaaaagagtcagacacagagaaaagaagagaaacctACATAGGAAGGGGGGGGCAGCGGTTGTAACAGATTTTTTAGTGAAATTGTTACATTATGGTCAATACTGATcatgacaacaactacaactgtTCTATATACAAAGAGTAAAAACAATTGAAACTGTGGCAAACAGTAATATAGGAGGAGACTTTGGCTTCAGAATTTACATCTATCTTTGCCTTGTGTCTGAGTGAAGTAATCTGAAGAGACAACCTACCAATGTTGGACAATGTCAGAAAAAGGGTTTTTAGGGTTAACCATCACAACATAAATTTTCAAGAATTGGTTAGCATTCAATTTTTATTgtgcaaataaagaaaaaaaaacaaaaaaccctcgCCGGTCCATGTCAGTAACCACAGGAGTCCATACAAGAAGAAGTTCAGTTggtgagaagagagaaatatgtaACAAATCTAAAATGCTTACAGACAACATCAGATCCTTCTGCCCCTGCAGCAGGAACTAAACTAATTCAACTCTCTTGAGTTTACCCTTTATGTTGTGTTTGATCGTAATTACATATtgataatggaagcactccgtcggttatgacgatgagggttccggttgatccgaatcaacggaacagcctgctcgtgaaattaacgtgtaagtggctgagcactccacagacacgtgtacccttaacgtagttctcggggatattcagcgtgacacagagagtgacaaggccggccctttgaaatacaggtacaacagaaacaggaagtaagagtgagagaaagttgtggtgaaagagtacagcagggatcaccaccatcccctgccggagcctcgtggagcttttaggtgttttcgctcaataaacactcacaacgcccggtctgggaatcgaaactgcgatcccacgaccgcgagtccgctgccctaaccactgggccattgtgcctccactccaCATATTGATAACAAGTTGTTTGACAACCATCACAAACTCATTATGGTTGGTTTAAGTTACCTCTATAATGCTGGTGGGCATCTTCACTGTCATCATCTCTCCTTACCAACATAaagttgtcatcattgtcatcatcatcatttaatgtctgccttccatgctggcatgggttggatggtaggacaggagctggccaggcagaagactgcaccagatttctgtggctcttttggcatggtttttactgccagatgcccttcctaacaccaaccaccctgcagagtggatgCAGTGTTTTTTACGAGGCACCaacacaggtgaggttagttctggcatggtttttatcCAAACAATATTACATTGAAGACTTGAAATAAaacactgctgctgttgttaaccCCATGTCAAATCTATGaccaatgtgtccttcattttctaaAATGATATGATGTGATTTGAtggaatttggctgttatttccagcatgcTGATACTTTCCCATCACATTTAATCCAGTTATAATAAGGCTCTTTGTCTCTTTGTTTACAGTCACTGTGATCTGAAGAAGTTTAAAAACATCTCAGTTGGTCAAGcttattcttttctacattaactatactctcggagtggttggcattaggaagggcatccagctgtagaaacactgccagatcagactggagcctggtgcagccttctggcttcccagatccccggtcgaaccgtccaacccatgctgatgatgatgatgatgatgatgatgatgatgattaactcaGTCTCATTAGATCGATGTCTGCCATTATTTCTCTTATCTCTAAGTCATCTGAAATGTGTTGTTGTTAAGAAGTCTTCTGTTATCCCTGCAGTCTGTCAATTTCAACAGCTGATATTATCTACATCATTCTAGATCGTTATCTAATTTAACCAAGGTCTCTGAACTTGAAGGAATAACAGAGGGAATGAAGCAGAGCAATAGGTGGCAGTTATGTGAATAATCCGCAATGGAGAAGTCTGGGTAACCATTAAATCCAGGACTCCACTGTCCACAGCTCAGAACGATGTATGCACAAACCTTCAATGCCCTGCATCAATATCTGAGTGATATAAAGAAATGAACATTACAATAAACCAATAATAGAGATATATAGCAGTGAACATAATAACTACAGTCTGAAGGGAGTCAAGCTGGGGTTTGGCTGATTACAAGGTCACCTGCAGAGAGAAGAGAGTtagaagggtttttttccttgATGGACCATAGTTAACTCAGATAAAAGGGGATGAGATGAATTTTATTCAGACAGAGCAGAGTTGACTCGGATAAAAATGAATTAGATGGGTCTTATCTGTCTTCCCTAGATGGAGCATGGTTGCTGCAGatggaatatatttctttactacccacaaggggctaaacacagagaggacaaacaaggacagacaaagggattaagtcgattacatcgaccccagtgcgtaactggtacttaatttatcgaccccgaaaggatgaaaggcaaagtcgaccttggcggaatttgaactcagaatgtaacagcagacgaaatacggctacgcttttcgcccggcgtgctaatgtttctgccagctcgccgccttggaataGGTGAGCTGCAGATGGAATAGACTAGTTGTGACCCATTTGGATGGCAAGCCATCTCAGAGAAGGAACTAGATGGCAACTACTCGGATGACATGATCATTTTAGACAGAAGCAAGAAAGGAGGAGTTAGAAATGACTTACCTGGATGGCATGGTCATCAACAGATTTCAGCACTTTTTGATCCATTACTTCCAGGGATGGCTTTTGTGCTTGGCTGGATATTGGTGCTGGAGGTGGTGCAGCATTTGCGTCATCCACAGCTTCCAACTTGAAAGTAGTAGGAGGCAAAGGTGCAGCCTGCCCCTTTGCTCGCTTTTCGACAACAATTGGAGTCTCTGAAGCAGGGATGTTAAAGAAGTTAGCTCTTTGAGTGGGCTTGCTATAGAACTGGCCAGCCCCAGGTCGATAGGAGAGATGACCCTGTCCTTTGGAATGCGCCATTTGGCCAAAGAGTGGTTGTTGAGCAGTGTTTGGTAATGTACCGTAGAGAAACTGTTGCTGGAGCAGTtcaggaggaggtggtggaaagTTTTGGTCATTTATGTCCATGTTTTGCATGCCATCCGTCAACTGCAGAAGAAgcggaaatatatataataacatcagcaactgTCAATAGTAAAATCAAATAACAGAATATTTAGTTCATCAATAATATTTCTTGATAAGGAATAAAGTTGTAAATAAAGTGAGTTAAATATcttcttataggcgcaggagtggctgtgtggtaagtagcttgctaaccaaccacatggttacgggttcggtcccactgcgtggcatcttgggcaagtgtcttctgctatagccctgggccgaccaatgccttgtgagtggatttggtagacggaaactgaaagaagcctgttgtatatatgtatatatatatatatatatgtgtgtgtgtgtgtgtgattgtgtgtctgtgtttgtcccctagcattgcttgacaaccgatgctggtgtgtttacgtccccgtcacttagcggttcggcaaaagagaccgatagaataagtactgggcttacaaaagaataagtcccggggtcgatttgctcgactaaaggcggtgctccagcatggccgcagtcaaatgactgaaacaagtaaaagagtaaaaaaagagagttaTATGGCAAATCTGAAGTCTCTTCTGGAATATAAACTGTCATGGATGCTTTTATTTCATTGAGTAACAACTATTAATCTCACTTTTAGAGAAATCTTAtctgaaatatttgtttaaaataatcaAAGCAAGTCTATAAATATGAAGAGTCCCGTGCAACATTTGTTAGCCTAAAAACAATGCCCTTATCTTTCTTATGAATACTGCCATAGATAATTGGATATATAAATGGATGGTTTACAGGGTCTTTAGTGCATCAGATGGATTGCCTTGCAGTAATCACTCCGGTTCACTATGCTTTGACaatcaaataccactgaggtcagTTTGACTTTTGTCCTCTTGGGATTGATAAATAACAGTCCTGTATTGGGGTCAATTAttctctttcattcactctttctttttatctgaCTTCCTTTCTTCTGGAACAAATTGGGTGTGGTCAGACCTGGAGAGGGATGAGCTCCACCAAATCTACAAAATACCCAAGACATACTCTATGTCCCAATGGTGTCCCTACAACTCCATCAAGGAACTGAGGGCTCAAGGCAAGGCAtgttggatatatatgtgtgtgtgtgtgtgtgtatgtcatcatgtgtgtgtgagagtctattgaaaaatgtaacaaaaataaattacatacacacatctgtatttGGAAGTAAATATTCAGATGAATTTAAGTAAATGTACTCTCCtccctcattcattctttctttctccctcctcctctctctctcacacatacacacagctgatGTTAAGAGTTGACAGGAACCATGTGTACCATTAAGTAGCTCTATTCTTACCCTGACCCCTTCCTTATGTTTTATTAGCCTTCTGTGGTAATGATGGTAGAAATGTTCCCCTTTCCTATGGGACAGCTGGCCGAGCAAAACAGCCAAGgcattgtgtgtatgttagtgtctgaatgtatgtatatgtacgtacaggCAGCTATCTGCATTAAGATTTCAACTCTATAGGCTTTGCAGGTATATACAATCTGTTTTCACATTCAATAGCATTTTGCTCGGAAATTACATGCAAGAAAGTTGGCATAAATGATTGTGAAATGAGAACACATGAATGAGGAGTGTCAGATGCAGATATGTAAAATGTTTTCTCAGTTCAATGTGTGTACCAGACGATGAAAGAGGGTGATGAGTGGTGAGATGTGGAGAGATCTGTCCAGCTCCTATCGGTATTTAAAAACAGTtgtaaaaagatgatgatgatgatgacagtaatgtatataaacagagacACATCTGCATAGATGCTTTAAGTTCATATCCTGGTACTCTTCTgtttatttcttaataataataataataataataataataataataataataattataacaacaacaacacctgttAGCAGGATAGGATCATTTGGCTGGACAAGGGAATGTCTGCAGTAGACTTGTATGAAATTCTTTAACTACCTTTTAACTTTATaaaaagattatgtgtgtgtgtcagtgtgtgtgtgtgtgatggtcacTCTAGACAGAATGAGTTAGATGGGTCTTATTTGTCTGGTGCATGGAGTGACAATGATCCACCCAGGTAAGTGTGCATGAgcaattttatgaatttaaacGAGAGAAAGAATATGCAATACATGTAGTAGTAAACATTATTTGTGAACAGTTGAGAATCTGTTGCAGAGATATTCAGTTCAGTTTCACACTTCTGTGCAACCGGCTGAAAAAGtgggtgtctgtgtctgtgtatgtacatatatatgtacatatatatatatatatatatatatatatatatatatctgtgtggataCAACAAAGATAAGACTGAAGAAAGTTTGTTCTATGATAAGTGCAGATACTGACAACACCTTgagtaaaagcaaaacaaatgtgaacaaatatacaaaacatgaacaacaacaacatagaaatttaGCAACAgaacataataatataaaatactgaaacaaaacaatgttTAATGAACCTTAAAAAATACCTTTCTTGAAGCCATTGTTAATTTGGTCAACGAGAGATTTCTGTACACCTATGAGGTTTGGCACCTGTGTTGTTgctcttattgttgtttagcccccagtCAGCTGTGAAGAAACCTATgatcagctgtgaccatcccttcTTTTCTTCAAGCACAAATGTATTTAGGACTATACTGTCCAATGTGACCTtccttcttgttttgttttgttttgttttagatgGTAGGATGCagtctgagggagatttggctg
This genomic window contains:
- the LOC115218879 gene encoding uncharacterized protein LOC115218879; the encoded protein is MEQKNVLHAPLKAPPTRSRFRKFYIYRDPNDFQFLDRHAIEVAQKDFNTFDELLHELIVRPGFNTELEKARVIFRWMTARNMYTIKFASYEKGKGRPEETLEAFKNKKGTYARIFETMCGYSGLYSVVITGLAKGLDYRPGDVFKGTEYNHSWNAVYIDNNWYLVDSHWATRYLVSDKDQPENLVYEYDDFYFLTDPEQLIYSHWAHRPEWQLLTHPLSLAEFQELPLVKSYFFKCGMFFQSHQKGVIETTGGRLSLAVGFIKPTTFSYKVIDAETKEEVFNGRKMKDFVLQLTHDNQVILIFRAPKQGSYYLTIFAQLLTGDVGVKNVYTASAEYKVVADKGSDDAAPMPPCSDSNWGPSVPVDQLGLIPSHEDPVITTTDGNVKLSFKKTRPAHILCKLRKQGKGPDELEELVSDKDEPNNIAVSAKLPEPGEYGLEVYGNDPSKDGDTYTHICQYFVHYAKPDDQDRAFYSDSPERRQIFSMSPQTTAINGFSPTSTTLTDGMQNMDINDQNFPPPPPELLQQQFLYGTLPNTAQQPLFGQMAHSKGQGHLSYRPGAGQFYSKPTQRANFFNIPASETPIVVEKRAKGQAAPLPPTTFKLEAVDDANAAPPPAPISSQAQKPSLEVMDQKVLKSVDDHAIQVSKSTHDSFKDLVWDMIFSKNITNELEKVRIVFRWLASKDLSAFTFQHVEPNSPEEILMGLKTGRTTYAMVFDILCRYAGVHSQIISGFAKGADYRPGQKFTRGSNQHSWNAVYIYGHWCLIDCHWAARRIIGKQSSTQNDEEDFLYSLDEYFFLTNPHQLKFTHFPDDPKWQLLEQPVSLEEFENQPHMKPQFFKYELEFISNTTAVINARGELNIRLTYPHQRRPLAFNFSIQFEDGREEYKGIKINRYGMQESSNGIASFRLRLPVTGSYVLYIYAKEDTPENKDNVYSQVCEYKIIQESVSSPEPTPFPPCSYLTWGTGAAFQKYGLSTFQQTASVLSRDGKAELQIRMPEQNRQFMAKLKSNHHSDDDLEGYIIDQIVGRTAYFKISLPGRGEYGLEIYANDPALEGMTLYHIAQYLIVCNEDVKALQLPKLPPGYLGPQQKFEEFGLRAITHPNKLIKLEGNFVEIKLATAEPMRVTANLISVEENKEYAECVFTQSEGATVSFMVLLSKTGFYKLQLYALPCRDTSQQLPGIYNYLVYVPAIVKQPYPFPKQYAQWKEGCYMWDPLVLGPYAEKKMANVNFKVSIPSANAVAVVADQDWTTLEKKNNIWEGTVELGKYWGTNTRVTLNANLGGDASSFATLLEYSV